TAGAGGTGAAGGGTCTTCCCCCCTACCAGCCAGCTACCAATGATGATGCTCCTGTAGGACCACATGGCTTCCATCTCCATGAATTTGGAAGCTGCGAAGTCAGTGATCCTGAAGACCCTTTTCAGCAAGCTGGTGAACACTGGGCCCCCCATGGTCAACCTCATGGTAACCATGCTGGGGACTTTCCTGTGCTGTTTTCCAATAACGGTTATGCTAGAATGAGCTTTTTCACCAATAAGTTTAAACCTGCTGATGCTATCGGCAAGGCAGTTATTATTCATAAGAATCCAGACGACTACCGTTCTCAACCTGCAGGGGACGCTGGAAAACGTCTAGCTTGTGGCATTGTTCAATGGTATTGCTAACACAATTTTTTGGTCATACTCTAACGATTTCCGCATGGTCTAAGGCAGAATAATGAATATATCCGCCAATATGCAATATTGTATCTCCAATCTCTGGATCAATATGCATTTCTCCCATACAAGGAAAGCTGTGCCAATATTTTGCTACAATTTTTTTAGCTTCTTCTCCAAGTTTTTTACCTTCGAGATGCTTAGCTATATTATATCCGTTACCGCAGGGAGCGGATATAATTACTTCTGCCTTAACAATTACATCTTCTTTATTTACATATAGCTTAAACTTTGGTCTCCCTATTTTGAAAGTATCTATGAACCCATTTATGGTTTCAAACCCACTATAGTTTAATGCACAGAAAGGTTTAGGAAAGACTTACTCTTACACCAATAACATTTTTTCCCACATAGTGTACATACCATCTTTTGATTTTTAATATGCGGTATAAACTTATTTTGTTTAAAACTTCTCAATTATCAATACACCGAAGAATAAATTTACTTTAGTGCATCATTAGTAAGTCATCCTGCTGAAGAATTACTTCTTCATGTCTTAAAATTTGCTTTGTTCTATCACCGCTCTCTAAAGCATCTAAGTAAACTACTTCAGTTGGCACAATCTTGATGGCCTTTAGCTGATTACCTTTAAACGTTACAATTTCATTATCAGGATTATATTTCATCGCTTCTTCATAAACCCTTCTATCTTGAGCGCAAATCGTTGCCTGCCCAAATACTTGGATGCCTTTAATGCGCTTATAGTTAATGTACTCAGTATTTACTAATAAACATACATTAGGGTTTTGCTGGATAGCCTTAAATTTCTCCCCTCCTGCAGATAAAATATATAGATCCATTTCTTCTCCGAGAAAATATTGTACAGGACTACATCTAGCTATACCATCCTTACAGGTAGCTAAAGAAGCACTTTTATGTTCCCTTAAAAATTCTATAATATGTTGTCTTAACTCTAATGGCGCCATTTTTCTATCCATTTTCTATCATCTCCTTTAATTTAACTTTTATGAAGTTCTTGAATATGCTAAATAAAATAAAATTTAATTCAAAGGGAAATTTTTACTCCCCTTAAATTGTCGCCGAATTTACCTCGAGGATGTAGTACTTGATTTCTCACTTAAAAAAGTGAGTGCCTTAGCAATACACCGAAGGACAAATCCTTTCTTCAATTATTATTGAGCTTTTTTTTAAAACTATGTAAAAAAAAGTTTGTTATTGTCTATTTTTATACTTTGGTGCGCTTATTTCTAGTATAATAAGATAAAAGATATACAGACAATCACA
The sequence above is drawn from the Clostridium formicaceticum genome and encodes:
- a CDS encoding superoxide dismutase family protein; translated protein: MYQSYSYPNNNCYAYPHAQSLAVAYIKGGPLQPEIQGSVWFKEVPGGTEVYVEVKGLPPYQPATNDDAPVGPHGFHLHEFGSCEVSDPEDPFQQAGEHWAPHGQPHGNHAGDFPVLFSNNGYARMSFFTNKFKPADAIGKAVIIHKNPDDYRSQPAGDAGKRLACGIVQWYC
- a CDS encoding pyridoxamine 5'-phosphate oxidase family protein; the protein is MDRKMAPLELRQHIIEFLREHKSASLATCKDGIARCSPVQYFLGEEMDLYILSAGGEKFKAIQQNPNVCLLVNTEYINYKRIKGIQVFGQATICAQDRRVYEEAMKYNPDNEIVTFKGNQLKAIKIVPTEVVYLDALESGDRTKQILRHEEVILQQDDLLMMH